From the Hyphomicrobium sp. ghe19 genome, one window contains:
- a CDS encoding deoxyguanosinetriphosphate triphosphohydrolase produces MIASLKPVSETLDYGLSLRPGERSPAPYAASGVPSRGRYHAESECGARGPFQRDRDRVLHSTAFRRLTYKTQVFLPHEGDHFRTRLTHSLEVAQIARTIARQLRLDEDLAETIALAHDLGHSPFGHAGERALDTEMRPFGGFDHNAQSLRVVTTLERKYLSFDGLNLTWETLEGLAKHNGPVRSASAVAKVARHIEAWCSLKLDQWPSAEAQVASLADDIAYLSHDVDDGLRAGLITFDTLHGAPLAGPIAGEVKAVAQGAESGRAIYEVTRRMITAMVGDVVTESRRRLAGLAPGSPDDIRAAGNAAIAFSDAMTLDLAHLKNFLFGAVYHHRRVLDVMEKAENVVRDLFRKYYSDAGTLPAGWREALRGLDDRHRARVACDFLAGQTDRYALAEHRRLFDATPELG; encoded by the coding sequence ATGATAGCGAGCCTTAAACCGGTCTCCGAGACCCTGGATTACGGGCTGAGCCTAAGGCCGGGAGAACGCTCTCCGGCCCCCTATGCCGCGAGCGGAGTTCCATCCCGCGGCCGCTACCATGCCGAATCGGAATGCGGCGCACGCGGTCCATTCCAGCGCGACCGCGACCGGGTGCTCCATTCGACCGCCTTCCGCCGTTTGACCTATAAGACGCAAGTCTTCTTGCCGCACGAGGGCGATCACTTTCGAACGCGCCTGACCCATTCACTGGAAGTGGCGCAGATCGCCCGCACGATTGCACGGCAGCTTCGGCTCGACGAAGACCTCGCGGAAACGATCGCGCTCGCCCACGATCTCGGACACTCGCCGTTCGGACATGCGGGCGAGCGCGCGCTCGATACCGAGATGCGCCCCTTCGGCGGCTTCGATCACAACGCGCAGTCGCTTCGCGTCGTGACCACGCTCGAACGGAAGTATCTGTCGTTCGATGGTCTGAACCTCACCTGGGAAACGCTCGAAGGCCTGGCAAAACACAATGGCCCCGTGCGGAGCGCGTCCGCCGTCGCCAAGGTCGCGCGCCACATCGAAGCCTGGTGCTCCCTGAAGCTCGATCAATGGCCCTCCGCCGAAGCGCAAGTCGCGAGTCTCGCCGACGATATTGCCTACCTCTCGCACGACGTCGACGACGGGCTTCGCGCCGGGCTGATCACATTCGATACGCTCCATGGAGCACCGCTCGCCGGACCGATCGCGGGCGAGGTGAAGGCTGTCGCACAGGGCGCCGAGAGTGGCCGCGCCATCTACGAAGTGACCCGGCGCATGATCACCGCGATGGTCGGTGACGTCGTGACCGAAAGCCGGCGGCGGCTTGCGGGGTTAGCTCCAGGCTCCCCCGACGACATCCGCGCCGCGGGCAACGCGGCAATTGCTTTTTCGGACGCCATGACGCTCGACCTCGCGCACCTGAAGAACTTTCTCTTCGGTGCCGTCTATCACCATCGGCGGGTTCTCGACGTCATGGAGAAGGCCGAAAACGTGGTTCGCGACCTGTTTAGGAAATACTATTCCGATGCCGGTACGCTGCCCGCTGGCTGGCGCGAGGCGCTGCGGGGCCTTGATGACCGTCACCGGGCGCGCGTCGCTTGCGACTTTCTGGCGGGACAGACCGACCGCTACGCGCTCGCGGAACATCGCCGCCTGTTTGACGCCACCCCGGAACTGGGCTAG
- the erpA gene encoding iron-sulfur cluster insertion protein ErpA: protein MTITVTERAATRISEITATEAEAPILRVSVEGGGCSGFQYKFDLVGARTDDDLVIERNGAIVVIDPVSAQYMEGAQIDFVDDLIGAAFKITNPVATASCGCGTSFSI from the coding sequence ATGACCATTACCGTCACAGAGCGCGCCGCGACCCGAATTTCCGAGATAACCGCGACCGAGGCGGAAGCGCCGATTTTGCGCGTTTCGGTCGAGGGCGGCGGTTGCTCCGGTTTTCAATATAAGTTCGATCTGGTCGGCGCCCGAACCGATGACGACCTCGTCATCGAACGAAACGGCGCAATCGTCGTCATTGACCCGGTTTCGGCGCAATACATGGAGGGCGCCCAGATCGATTTCGTCGACGATCTCATCGGCGCCGCTTTCAAGATCACCAACCCGGTCGCCACCGCCTCATGCGGTTGCGGGACCAGTTTTTCGATCTGA